A genomic segment from Cygnus atratus isolate AKBS03 ecotype Queensland, Australia chromosome Z, CAtr_DNAZoo_HiC_assembly, whole genome shotgun sequence encodes:
- the LRRC70 gene encoding leucine-rich repeat-containing protein 70: MSEKDKDRDMCGLQSFPPCTGALPYLLNGFLFLLLQKEVLGCPAVCQLCTGRQVTCRNLGLSSIPRNFPKTAILVYLSGNNISHVIPNELRGLQKLAALYMENSSISYVHPKAFVELPNLCYLHLDNNNIKRLDPGTFEGLSNLRYLYLQNNQIAFVSRGLFSDLLSVRYLTLQRNRLSVLGSGTFLGMISLQTLNLANNKISRISDSAFYHLENLVYLFLEGNNLTLVPSNAIGRLKNLERLSLSHNPIQSVHHFAFRGLNKLKYLSLKSVKLKEISANGFFGLNNLSQLILSYNDLENINSSTFTLLNNLMYLQLDRNKITSIGDGTFEKMGQSLKILSLAFNNITELQPEVLKPLVSLTHLQVNYNPWNCSCKMLGLLNWLASSPISVKIHCQNPLSMRGRPLRYIRWTQFANCSSPTASPEAAWNLGSTEIHHSPTTLLMAWHKVHRQNTLEQFVNVDTKYVTFWEGTTATSANPLPYEENAAEIPSQATTLSISPVKIPARIIPVNRTVEGKGLFPTDAAPVSLETSVLCTQQVEKLNQAFDILLAFFILACAVILFLTYKIIWFRQKLKVLENSGEKRIEYYGFYQPGRYNITNPVQSLTENSVGHPELDQIRLLKRTASESQAQVILFEHSSL; encoded by the coding sequence ATGAGTGAGAAGGACAAAGACAGGGATATGTGTGGACTGCAAAGTTTTCCACCCTGCACAGGAGCATTACCGTATCTCCttaatggttttcttttcctgctcctcCAGAAGGAGGTACTTGGCTGTCCAGCTGTTTGCCAGCTCTGCACAGGGAGGCAAGTTACCTGTCGTAACTTGGGTCTTTCAAGCATCCCCCGGAACTTCCCCAAAACTGCAATTCTTGTATACCTCAGTGGGAATAATATATCGCATGTCATTCCAAATGAATTAAGAGGTCTTCAGAAGCTTGCTGCACTTTACATGGAAAATTCCAGTATTTCGTATGTACATCCAAAAGCTTTTGTGGAACTCCCTAATCTGTGCTACCTGCATCTAGATAACAATAATATTAAACGCCTGGATCCAGGAACCTTTGAAGGTCTTTCCAATCTTCGTTATTTATACCTTCAGAATAATCAAATAGCTTTTGTTTCCAGAGGATTATTTAGTGATCTCCTTTCTGTTAGATATTTAACACTTCAAAGAAACCGCCTCAGTGTTCTTGGAAGTGGAACTTTCTTAGGAATGATAAGTCTTCAAACACTTAATCTAGCCAATAATAAGATTTCACGGATATCAGATTCAGCATTTTATCATCTTGAAAACCTTGTATATTTGTTCCTTGAAGGTAACAATTTAACACTTGTGCCATCAAATGCCATTGGAAGGCTCAAAAACCTTGAAAGACTTTCTTTGTCTCACAATCCTATTCAGTCAGTGCATCATTTTGCATTTAGAGGACTTAACAAGCTTAagtatttgtctttaaaaagtgtAAAGCTAAAAGAGATTTCTGCAAATGGTTTTTTTGGATTAAATAATCTTAGTCAGTTAATCTTAAGTTATAAtgatttagaaaatataaattccaGTACTTTTACTTTATTGAACAATTTAATGTATCTGCAGttagacagaaataaaataaccagTATTGGTGATGGTACCTTTGAAAAAATGGGACAGTCACTTAAAATACTCAGTTTAGCATTTAATAATATTACAGAGTTGCAACCTGAAGTGCTGAAGCCCCTGGTGTCTTTAACTCATCTACAGGTAAACTACAACCCTTGGAACTGTAGCTGCAAAATGCTTGGGTTGCTGAATTGGCTAGCATCATCTcctatttctgttaaaattcaCTGTCAAAATCCCCTCAGTATGCGTGGCAGACCTTTGCGTTATATTAGGTGGACTCAGTTTGCAAACTGCAGTAGCCCCACTGCCAGCCCAGAAGCAGCGTGGAATCTAGGATCTACAGAAATCCATCACAGCCCTACCACTTTGCTGATGGCATGGCATAAGGTACACAGGCAGAATACATTGGAGCAGTTTGTTAATGTGGATACAAAATACGTTACTTTCTGGGAAGGAACTACAGCTACATCTGCTAACCCTTTGCCTTatgaagaaaatgctgctgaaattcCATCACAGGCAACTACATTATCAATATCACCAGTAAAAATACCAGCACGGATTATACCTGTTAACAGAACTGTAGAAGGAAAAGGTTTATTTCCAACAGATGCTGCTCCTGTATCATTAGAAACATCTGTACTTTGTACGCAACAGGTTGAAAAGCTGAATCAGGCTTTTGACATTTTGCTAGCCTTTTTCATTCTGGCTTGTGCTGTTATCCTGTTCCTAACCTACAAAATTATTTGGTTTAGACAGAAACTAAAGGTGCTGGAAAACTCAGGTGAAAAGAGAATAGAATATTATGGTTTTTATCAGCCTGGCAGATACAACATAACTAATCCAGTGCAGTCTCTAACTGAGAATTCAGTGGGACATCCAGAACTGGACCAAATTAGGTTGCTCAAGCGAACAGCATCAGAAAGTCAGGCACAGGTCATATTGTTTGAACATTCATCATTGTAA